From the genome of Phlebotomus papatasi isolate M1 chromosome 2, Ppap_2.1, whole genome shotgun sequence:
CGATGGACTCGCCATTTTCCACAGTTCTTTCTCGGTTTTCCAATAGATTTATGCGGTAAAAGCTCAAGTGAAAATTCACTGAAGAACAAAACACAAGATGGCTTCGTTTGTCTGTCCACAAGAGACTCACTTTACACGAACATTTAACCACTTTCTGCACAACCCTGTGACACGAAATCACCTCACGGGGTTGCAGGAAACACTAATGTACACGACTGCTGTGTTTTTAATCCcgaaaatgcaatattttcagTGAATTCCTCAATTAAAATTGGATGACCAAAATTCACAAGCGAAGTGACAACAGAGCACTGAATAGTGTTGCCAGATACCAAAAATGGCGTCATGTCTGCGCCGAACAATCCGGGGCGGCCATTTCAACTCCGAAAAATCAGCGCCGgcgccaaaaaaaaatcagtcttTTGGGAAAAATCATCTTGGAGATTTTTATTCTCTAAATTCCATCTCTATTTCTCAATTTCAGCTGTAGACATGATAGCTTTACACATTCTGGGTGCTTTGTTTTAGTTGCTGGGTTGTAGCAAAATAATCAGTATTTACTCATAAACATCCTCCTTATCCGCCACATATCGCACGATATCCGCTGGCCTGTTCAGCTTCTCGGCATCATGGTCAGGAATCTCAAAGCCAAATTCATCCTCCATGGCCATAATCACCTCCACATGATCCAGGGAATCCAATCCCAGGTCATTGATAAAGTGTGAATCAACTGTGAGCTTCCGGAAAGAAAAATAGTGTCATTAAAATAAACCTGGGAAATTATTAATCTAGCATTCAATGGAATTAGGATTTGGCCAATGTTTCTGGTCATTGTTGGCAGTTTCAGAGTGACAAAATAGCTACTTAATTGAGggataaacaaaaagaaaacctcCAATATACCTTTCCGGGGTCAATTTTGTCGTACAACTTCAGCACCAAGAGAACGCGCTCCGTGATAAATTGGATCGTGAGAGGCTGTTTGGCTGAGTAGTTTCTCAAAATCTGATACTGCCAGCCATGCACCTGAATTAAgccaaaaaaagaaattgttttaaatacCTTCGACACATTGACTTTGTCATAAGCAGCAACGACTTTCAGTACTCGTGTCCGAATCTCCTCGATACTCGGCTttgtggcaaaatattttttctcaatcaTTTGCCACTGATAACGGAGAGTGTTGTGTGAGGAAAAACAGACGAGAAAAACAAAGAAATCGTGTGAAAAATAGGCATTTTTATAGTTGTTCCGGGGGgtcaaatgtgaggttatgtcatcGTCAAATTGACATCTCCGGACAAATGTGGTGGGGAGAGAAGGTCGATTTCCCGGcaaagaaaactcatttttcACCCCATTCTCCCCACATATACTCACATTGCCCCATGGGGGCATCTCACCTGATTGTTATTGTTGAGAAGGGTGGCAGTTTTGGGGTGTTTTTCGCAGTGAAGCAACCTCTGTGGCAAAACGGCAGATACACCAGCAATTCTCGGTGCTACCACACGAATCAGGCATCTATTTCGACTAAATGCACTACTAACACCACGCACGAGAGATGCCATTGTAATTAACAATGTGAAACTGGGAAAACTCActagattttcttgcaaaatcAACCCAAAAAACCGATCTTTTCTTCAACCCCGCACGAAATGTTGCATAATTTTTTGACAGCTTTCCTCTCAGCTGCGCAGAAGGGGAAATTCTGTCGCTAAGTCGGCCATGTTTCGGAAAATTGAGCGACTAATCCAACTCAAATCAAATACTCAACGGCTTATCTTATCGCTTTTATTTGCacttttgtatgaaaaatattttgagcaaTTTGGGAATCAACAATATTCCGACAATC
Proteins encoded in this window:
- the LOC129800902 gene encoding acyl carrier protein, mitochondrial isoform X1, with translation MASLVRGVSSAFSRNRCLIRVVAPRIAGVSAVLPQRLLHCEKHPKTATLLNNNNQVHGWQYQILRNYSAKQPLTIQFITERVLLVLKLYDKIDPGKLTVDSHFINDLGLDSLDHVEVIMAMEDEFGFEIPDHDAEKLNRPADIVRYVADKEDVYE
- the LOC129800902 gene encoding acyl carrier protein, mitochondrial isoform X3 is translated as MASLVRGVSSAFSRNRCLIRVVAPRIAGVSAVLPQRLLHCEKHPKTATLLNNNNQWQMIEKKYFATKPSIEEIRTRVLKVVAAYDKVNVHGWQYQILRNYSAKQPLTIQFITERVLLVLKLYDKIDPGKLTVDSHFINDLGLDSLDHVEVIMAMEDEFGFEIPDHDAEKLNRPADIVRYVADKEDVYE
- the LOC129800902 gene encoding acyl carrier protein, mitochondrial isoform X2; amino-acid sequence: MASLVRGVSSAFSRNRCLIRVVAPRIAGVSAVLPQRLLHCEKHPKTATLLNNNNQWQMIEKKYFATKPSIEEIRTRVLKVVAAYDKVNVSKLTVDSHFINDLGLDSLDHVEVIMAMEDEFGFEIPDHDAEKLNRPADIVRYVADKEDVYE